A genomic region of Pseudomonas sp. RSB 5.4 contains the following coding sequences:
- a CDS encoding hydrolase — protein MPASSDRFTPAFGLGNPHLQTLWGPLWRKTVHLDRERERLWLDDGDFLDLDWHGPHSAEAPLVLVLHGLTGSSNSPYVAGIQAALAAQGWASVALNWRGCSGEPNLLPRSYHSGASEDLAEAIQHLRAKRPLAPLYAVGYSLGGNVLLKHLGETGSDSGVLGAVAVSVPFRLDQCADRIGQGFSKVYQAHFMREMVAYIKNKQRQFQHDGREDGLAALAALGSLENMLTFWDFDGRVTAPLHGFTDAEDYYRRASSRYFLGEIRTPTLIIQAADDPFVFPHSLPTAEELSATTQFELQAKGGHVGFVDGTLLQPGYYLERRIPQWLARVTS, from the coding sequence GTGCCCGCTTCTTCAGATCGCTTCACCCCCGCCTTCGGCCTCGGCAATCCGCACCTGCAAACCTTGTGGGGGCCGCTATGGCGCAAAACCGTCCACCTGGATCGCGAGCGTGAACGCCTGTGGCTGGACGACGGGGACTTCCTCGACCTCGACTGGCATGGCCCGCACAGCGCCGAGGCGCCTTTGGTGCTGGTGCTGCACGGGTTGACCGGTTCTTCCAATTCGCCCTACGTCGCCGGAATTCAGGCCGCCCTCGCCGCACAAGGCTGGGCCAGCGTCGCGCTGAACTGGCGCGGTTGCTCCGGCGAACCCAATCTGCTACCGCGCAGCTACCACTCCGGTGCCAGCGAAGACCTCGCCGAAGCCATCCAACACTTGCGTGCCAAACGCCCGCTGGCGCCGCTGTATGCGGTCGGTTATTCCCTCGGCGGCAATGTGTTGCTCAAGCATCTGGGCGAGACCGGCAGCGACAGCGGCGTGCTCGGTGCGGTGGCGGTGTCGGTGCCGTTTCGCCTTGATCAGTGTGCAGACCGGATCGGCCAGGGTTTCTCCAAGGTCTATCAGGCGCATTTCATGCGCGAGATGGTCGCCTACATCAAGAACAAGCAACGGCAGTTCCAGCACGACGGGCGCGAGGATGGCCTGGCAGCTCTGGCGGCGCTCGGCTCGCTGGAGAACATGCTGACTTTCTGGGACTTCGACGGCCGGGTCACCGCGCCGCTGCACGGTTTTACCGATGCCGAGGATTACTATCGCCGGGCGTCGAGTCGCTACTTTCTCGGCGAGATCCGCACCCCGACCCTGATCATTCAAGCCGCTGACGATCCGTTCGTGTTCCCCCACAGCCTGCCGACGGCCGAGGAGTTGTCCGCCACCACGCAGTTCGAGCTGCAGGCCAAGGGTGGACATGTCGGGTTTGTCGATGGCACGTTGCTCCAGCCCGGTTACTACCTGGAACGGCGCATCCCGCAATGGCTGGCCCGTGTGACGTCATGA
- a CDS encoding AraC family transcriptional regulator has translation MSDQGESIRFWQTAPLAGVELLSARYIEHRFAPHVHEGYVIGMIMAGAQRYRYRGAEHLAGSGTLVLINPDELHTGHKGTEDGWLYRAFYPDTGKIVSLLEELELPTAPMPAFGATLYRDPDLVNGFCQLHRLLESPATALQQQTVWREMMMLLLQRHAAVQINGKPGKEHRAVVMAKELLHAQLAAPPSLEELAAAVNLSPFHFARVFRRATGMPPHTWLMQQRIATARGLLQHGCLPVEVAMQLGFADQSHLSRQFKQVYGVGPAAYRSARQSIGDD, from the coding sequence ATGAGCGACCAGGGCGAGTCGATCCGTTTCTGGCAGACCGCGCCACTGGCCGGGGTCGAGTTGCTGTCGGCGCGCTACATCGAGCATCGCTTCGCCCCGCACGTCCACGAGGGTTATGTGATCGGCATGATCATGGCCGGCGCCCAGCGTTATCGCTATCGCGGTGCCGAACACCTGGCCGGCAGCGGCACGCTGGTGCTGATCAACCCGGACGAATTGCACACCGGCCACAAGGGCACCGAGGACGGCTGGCTGTACCGGGCGTTTTATCCCGACACCGGAAAGATCGTTTCACTGCTCGAAGAACTGGAACTGCCCACCGCACCGATGCCGGCGTTTGGCGCGACGCTGTACCGCGACCCGGATCTGGTCAACGGTTTCTGTCAGTTGCATCGCTTGCTGGAAAGCCCCGCCACCGCGCTGCAACAGCAAACGGTATGGCGCGAGATGATGATGCTGCTGTTGCAGCGGCATGCGGCGGTGCAGATCAACGGTAAACCGGGCAAGGAACACCGCGCGGTGGTGATGGCCAAGGAGTTGCTGCATGCGCAACTCGCTGCGCCGCCGTCGCTGGAAGAGCTGGCGGCCGCAGTGAATCTGTCGCCCTTCCACTTCGCCCGGGTATTCCGCCGCGCCACCGGCATGCCACCGCACACCTGGCTGATGCAGCAGCGCATCGCCACGGCCCGGGGTTTATTGCAGCACGGTTGCCTGCCGGTGGAAGTCGCCATGCAGTTGGGCTTTGCCGATCAGAGTCATCTGAGCCGGCAGTTCAAGCAGGTGTATGGCGTGGGGCCGGCGGCGTATCGCAGTGCCCGACAATCTATCGGCGACGATTAA
- a CDS encoding sulfurtransferase, translated as MPIAQLLSPNALDARKEQPGLVILDCRFALEDPDYGQRSYAEGHIAGARFADLERDLSGKVIKGVTGRHPLPEPAALIERLQAWGINADSDVVLYDDGPGAYAARAWWLLAWLGKRDGVFILDGGLKAWHAAGLPLSLDAPSVTRGNFSGQPDMNLLLSAEQLQQRLGQPSLTLIDARALPRFKGEVEPIDPIAGHIPGAQCAAFTENLGSDGRFLPAEQLKQRFAAKLGERSPAELVAYCGSGVTACHNLFALCLAGYPLGSLYAGSWSEWINEPSRGIATGE; from the coding sequence ATGCCGATTGCGCAACTGCTCAGCCCGAATGCACTGGATGCCCGCAAGGAGCAGCCGGGGCTGGTGATTCTCGATTGCCGTTTTGCCCTCGAAGACCCGGACTACGGGCAGCGCAGCTATGCCGAAGGGCACATCGCCGGCGCCCGCTTCGCCGACCTTGAGCGTGACCTCAGCGGCAAGGTGATCAAAGGCGTGACCGGACGTCACCCGTTGCCCGAGCCGGCGGCGCTGATCGAGCGTCTGCAGGCGTGGGGCATCAATGCCGACAGCGATGTGGTTTTGTACGACGACGGCCCCGGTGCCTATGCGGCCCGCGCCTGGTGGTTGCTGGCGTGGCTGGGCAAGCGCGACGGCGTGTTCATTCTCGACGGCGGGCTCAAGGCCTGGCACGCGGCGGGTCTGCCGCTGAGCCTGGATGCGCCATCGGTCACCCGGGGCAACTTCAGCGGGCAGCCGGACATGAACCTGCTGCTGAGTGCCGAGCAATTGCAGCAACGCCTCGGTCAGCCAAGCCTGACCCTGATCGACGCCCGGGCCTTGCCGCGCTTCAAGGGTGAGGTGGAGCCGATCGACCCGATTGCCGGGCACATTCCCGGCGCGCAATGCGCAGCGTTTACCGAAAACCTCGGCAGCGACGGGCGATTCCTGCCAGCAGAACAGCTCAAGCAGCGCTTTGCCGCGAAACTCGGCGAGCGTTCACCTGCGGAACTGGTCGCCTATTGCGGCTCCGGGGTGACGGCGTGTCACAACCTGTTCGCGTTGTGTCTGGCGGGGTATCCGCTGGGTTCGTTGTATGCCGGGTCGTGGAGTGAGTGGATCAACGAGCCTTCTCGAGGCATCGCCACCGGCGAATAA
- a CDS encoding TetR/AcrR family transcriptional regulator: MAPRIKTSERIVQNSLELFNQQGERSISTNHIAAHMEISPGNLYYHFPNKQAIIAVLFSEYETLVDSFLRPPQGRAATVEDKRYYLKELLSAMWGYRFLHRDLEHLLDSDPDLAARYRRFSQRCVIQGMAIYEGFVAAGILKMDRVQIESLTINAWIILTSWVRFLCTTRENSNHLSEQAIKRGVYQVLVLEAGFVTDQAREEVNALFDEFYVPLAQALEEGR; encoded by the coding sequence ATGGCCCCACGAATAAAAACCAGCGAGCGCATCGTGCAGAACAGCCTCGAACTGTTCAATCAGCAGGGCGAGCGCAGCATCAGCACCAATCACATCGCCGCCCACATGGAGATTTCTCCGGGCAATCTGTACTACCACTTCCCGAACAAGCAGGCGATCATCGCAGTGCTGTTCAGTGAGTACGAGACGCTTGTGGACAGCTTTCTGCGCCCGCCGCAGGGGCGTGCCGCCACTGTCGAAGACAAGCGCTATTACCTCAAGGAACTGCTGTCGGCGATGTGGGGCTACCGCTTTCTGCATCGGGATCTCGAGCACCTGCTCGACAGCGACCCGGACTTGGCTGCGCGCTACCGACGCTTTTCCCAGCGCTGCGTGATTCAGGGCATGGCGATCTACGAGGGCTTCGTCGCCGCCGGCATCCTCAAGATGGATCGGGTGCAGATCGAATCCCTGACGATCAATGCCTGGATCATCCTCACCTCGTGGGTGCGCTTTCTGTGCACCACCCGGGAAAACTCCAATCACCTCAGCGAACAGGCCATCAAGCGTGGCGTGTATCAGGTGCTGGTGCTGGAAGCCGGATTCGTTACCGATCAGGCGCGCGAAGAGGTGAATGCCTTGTTCGACGAGTTCTACGTGCCGCTGGCCCAGGCCCTCGAAGAAGGGCGCTAA
- a CDS encoding coniferyl aldehyde dehydrogenase translates to MTADIAYLQTLQQPLEELDRLFAAQRAAYAANPMPPADQRQQWLKALRELLSNERQALVEAISADFSHRSADETLLAELMPSLHGIHYASRHLKGWMKSSRRKVGMAFQPASAKVVYQPLGVVGIIVPWNYPLYLAIGPLVGALAAGNRVMLKLSESTPATGQLLKTLLGRIFPEDLVCVVLGEADIGVAFSRLRFDHLLFTGATSIGKHVMRAAAENLTPVTLELGGKSPAIVSRDVPLKDAAERIAFGKTLNAGQTCVAPDYVLVPQDRVGAFVEAYRQVVNNFYPTLADNPDYTAIINERQLARLNGYVSDATSKGALLIPLFEQGQGRRMPHSLLLNVTDEMTVMQDEIFGPLLPIVPYQDLDQAFAYINQRPRPLALYYFGYDKREQNRVLHETHSGGVCLNDTLLHVAQDDMPFGGIGPSGMGHYHGHEGFLTFSKAKGVLIKQRFNAAKLIYPPYGKSIQKLIQKLFIR, encoded by the coding sequence ATGACTGCCGACATTGCTTATCTGCAAACGCTGCAACAGCCCCTGGAAGAGCTGGATCGGCTGTTCGCGGCACAGCGCGCCGCCTATGCCGCCAACCCGATGCCACCGGCAGATCAGCGCCAGCAGTGGCTCAAGGCGTTGCGTGAGTTGCTCAGCAACGAGCGGCAGGCGCTGGTCGAGGCCATCAGCGCGGATTTCAGTCATCGCAGCGCCGATGAAACCCTGCTCGCCGAATTGATGCCCAGCCTGCACGGGATCCATTACGCCAGCCGCCACCTCAAGGGCTGGATGAAGTCTTCGCGGCGCAAAGTCGGCATGGCCTTTCAGCCGGCGTCGGCCAAAGTGGTGTACCAGCCGCTTGGCGTGGTCGGCATCATCGTTCCGTGGAACTACCCGTTGTATCTGGCCATTGGCCCACTGGTCGGCGCACTCGCGGCGGGTAACCGGGTGATGCTCAAGCTCAGCGAATCGACCCCGGCCACCGGCCAGTTGCTCAAGACCCTGCTGGGACGGATTTTCCCCGAAGATCTGGTCTGTGTGGTGCTTGGCGAGGCCGACATCGGCGTGGCGTTCTCCCGCCTGCGTTTTGATCACCTGCTGTTCACCGGCGCCACCAGCATCGGCAAACATGTGATGCGCGCTGCGGCGGAAAACCTGACCCCGGTGACTCTCGAACTGGGTGGCAAGTCCCCGGCCATCGTCTCTCGCGACGTGCCGCTCAAGGACGCCGCCGAACGCATCGCCTTCGGTAAAACCCTGAATGCCGGGCAGACCTGCGTCGCCCCTGATTACGTGCTGGTGCCGCAAGACCGCGTCGGCGCGTTCGTCGAAGCCTATCGTCAGGTGGTGAACAATTTCTATCCAACCCTCGCCGACAACCCGGACTACACCGCGATCATCAACGAGCGCCAACTGGCCCGGCTCAACGGTTATGTCAGCGACGCCACGAGCAAGGGCGCGCTGCTGATCCCGCTGTTCGAACAGGGCCAGGGCCGGCGCATGCCGCACAGCCTGCTGCTCAATGTCACTGACGAGATGACCGTGATGCAGGACGAAATCTTCGGCCCGTTGCTGCCGATCGTGCCGTATCAGGATCTGGATCAGGCGTTTGCCTACATCAATCAGCGCCCGCGTCCTCTGGCGCTTTACTACTTTGGCTACGACAAGCGCGAGCAGAATCGCGTGTTGCACGAAACCCACTCCGGCGGCGTGTGCCTGAACGACACCCTGCTGCACGTGGCGCAGGACGACATGCCGTTCGGCGGCATTGGCCCTTCGGGAATGGGCCATTACCACGGCCACGAAGGCTTCCTGACCTTCAGCAAGGCCAAGGGCGTGTTGATCAAACAGCGCTTCAATGCGGCGAAGCTGATTTATCCGCCCTACGGCAAATCGATTCAGAAACTGATCCAGAAGCTGTTCATCCGCTAA
- a CDS encoding twin-arginine translocation pathway signal protein codes for MHPSLTETPALSRRGLLKFSLGATAFLATAGLGASLSGCSSSVAANGFVTLRDGDLLFLRALIPVMLEGAVAAEKMPGAVDGTLKSLDYSLDHLSPEMLKLTRQLFDVLGMAVTRGPLTGIWGSWENASPEALRHFLERWQNSSLSLLRMGHSSLQQMVMMAWYTRAESWGHCGYPGPPAV; via the coding sequence ATGCACCCAAGCCTGACCGAAACACCTGCCCTGTCGCGCCGTGGCCTGCTGAAGTTCAGCCTCGGCGCCACAGCGTTTCTCGCCACCGCCGGCCTCGGCGCCAGCCTCAGTGGCTGTTCATCGAGTGTCGCGGCCAATGGCTTCGTCACTTTGCGCGACGGCGACCTACTATTTCTGCGCGCACTGATTCCGGTGATGCTCGAAGGTGCCGTGGCCGCCGAGAAAATGCCCGGTGCGGTGGATGGCACCCTGAAGTCGCTGGACTACAGTCTCGATCACCTGTCGCCGGAAATGCTCAAGCTCACCCGGCAATTGTTCGATGTGCTCGGCATGGCGGTCACCCGTGGCCCGCTCACGGGCATATGGGGCAGTTGGGAAAACGCCAGCCCCGAGGCGCTGCGCCACTTCCTCGAGCGCTGGCAGAACAGTTCATTGAGCCTGCTGCGCATGGGCCACAGCTCATTGCAGCAGATGGTGATGATGGCCTGGTACACCCGCGCCGAGTCCTGGGGCCATTGCGGCTACCCCGGCCCGCCTGCTGTTTGA
- a CDS encoding GMC family oxidoreductase has protein sequence MPVPDPFREGLARGWKTYNGAQLTGDLTLQAEVAIIGSGAGGGTTAEILSAAGYKVLLIEEGPLKTSSDFKMLEDQAYSSLYQEGIGRMSKDGAITILQGRAVGGTTLINWTSSFRTPEPTLEHWAKEHNVKGHSPAEMAPWFEKMEQRLGVAPWMVPPNANNDVIRKGCEQLGYSWHVIPRNVRGCWNLGYCGMGCPTNAKQSMMVTTIPATLEKGGELLYLARAEKLLINGDKITGLQCVAMDERCVAPTGRKITVKARHYVLAGGGINSPALLLRSDAPDPHQRLGKRTFLHLVNMSAGRFDEVINPFYGAPQSIYSDHFQWKDGTSGPMGYKLEVPPLQPALAATLLGGFGQQNAEHMADLPHTHAMLALLRDGFHPDSPGGSVELRGDGSPVLDYQVSPYAWEGLRRAFHSMAEIQFAGGAKAVMPMHADARYVKTLAEARTLIDGLSLELYRTRLGSAHVMGGCAMGEDPKNAVTDSLGRHHQLSNLSIHDGSLFPTSIGANPQLSVYGLTAQLATSLADRLRNP, from the coding sequence ATGCCCGTACCCGACCCGTTCCGCGAAGGCCTCGCCCGTGGCTGGAAAACCTACAACGGCGCCCAACTGACCGGCGACCTGACGCTGCAAGCCGAAGTGGCGATCATCGGCAGCGGCGCCGGCGGCGGCACCACGGCAGAAATCCTAAGCGCCGCCGGCTACAAAGTGCTGCTGATCGAAGAAGGCCCGCTCAAGACCAGTTCCGACTTCAAGATGCTCGAAGACCAGGCCTACAGCAGCCTCTATCAGGAAGGCATCGGCCGCATGAGCAAGGACGGCGCGATCACCATCCTCCAGGGCCGTGCGGTGGGCGGCACCACGCTGATCAACTGGACATCGAGCTTCCGCACACCCGAGCCGACCCTCGAACACTGGGCGAAGGAGCACAACGTCAAAGGCCACAGCCCTGCCGAAATGGCGCCGTGGTTCGAGAAAATGGAACAGCGTCTGGGCGTCGCGCCATGGATGGTTCCGCCCAACGCCAACAACGACGTGATCCGCAAGGGCTGCGAGCAACTCGGCTACAGCTGGCACGTGATCCCGCGCAACGTGCGGGGCTGCTGGAACCTCGGCTACTGCGGCATGGGCTGCCCGACCAACGCCAAGCAATCGATGATGGTCACCACCATTCCGGCGACCCTGGAAAAGGGCGGCGAGTTGCTGTACCTGGCCCGTGCGGAAAAACTGCTGATCAATGGCGACAAAATCACCGGCCTGCAGTGCGTGGCGATGGACGAGCGCTGTGTCGCACCGACCGGACGCAAAATCACGGTCAAGGCCCGGCATTACGTGCTGGCCGGCGGCGGCATCAACAGCCCGGCCCTGCTGCTGCGCTCGGATGCACCGGATCCGCATCAACGCCTCGGCAAACGCACCTTCCTGCATCTGGTGAACATGTCCGCCGGGCGTTTCGACGAAGTGATCAACCCGTTCTACGGCGCGCCGCAGTCGATCTACTCGGATCATTTCCAGTGGAAGGACGGCACCAGTGGGCCGATGGGCTACAAACTCGAAGTGCCACCGCTACAACCCGCGCTGGCCGCGACGCTGCTCGGCGGCTTCGGCCAGCAGAACGCCGAACATATGGCCGACCTGCCGCACACCCACGCGATGCTCGCGTTGCTGCGCGACGGTTTCCACCCGGACAGCCCCGGTGGCAGTGTCGAATTGCGCGGTGACGGTTCGCCAGTGCTCGACTATCAGGTCTCGCCTTACGCCTGGGAAGGCTTGCGCCGCGCCTTTCACAGCATGGCCGAGATCCAGTTTGCCGGCGGCGCCAAAGCCGTGATGCCGATGCACGCCGATGCGCGCTACGTGAAAACCCTGGCCGAAGCCCGCACTTTGATCGACGGTTTGAGCCTTGAGCTGTACCGCACGCGCCTGGGCAGTGCCCACGTGATGGGCGGTTGTGCGATGGGCGAAGACCCGAAAAACGCGGTCACCGACAGCCTCGGCCGGCATCATCAACTGAGCAATCTGTCGATTCACGACGGCTCGCTGTTCCCCACCAGCATTGGCGCCAACCCGCAATTGTCGGTGTATGGGCTGACCGCACAATTGGCGACGTCCCTCGCTGATCGGCTGAGAAATCCGTGA
- the coaD gene encoding pantetheine-phosphate adenylyltransferase, with product MNRVLYPGTFDPITKGHGDLVERASRLFDHVIIAVAASPKKNPLFPLEQRVELAREVTKHLPNVEVVGFSTLLAHFAKEQNANVFLRGLRAVSDFEYEFQLANMNRQLAPDVESLFLTPSERYSFISSTLVREIAALGGDISKFVHPAVADALTLRFKK from the coding sequence ATGAACCGAGTGTTGTACCCAGGTACCTTCGACCCTATTACCAAGGGCCATGGCGATCTGGTCGAACGCGCCTCGCGCCTGTTCGATCACGTGATCATTGCGGTCGCCGCCAGCCCGAAGAAAAATCCACTGTTCCCGCTGGAACAACGGGTTGAGCTGGCTCGCGAGGTCACCAAACACCTGCCCAACGTCGAAGTGGTCGGCTTCTCGACGCTGCTGGCGCATTTCGCCAAGGAGCAGAACGCCAACGTGTTCCTGCGTGGCCTGCGTGCGGTGTCGGACTTCGAATACGAATTCCAGCTGGCCAACATGAACCGCCAACTGGCCCCGGACGTCGAGAGCCTGTTTCTCACCCCGTCCGAGCGTTATTCGTTCATTTCCTCGACGCTGGTGCGGGAAATCGCCGCGCTGGGCGGCGATATCAGCAAGTTCGTGCACCCAGCCGTGGCCGATGCCCTGACGCTACGCTTTAAAAAGTAG
- a CDS encoding YfhL family 4Fe-4S dicluster ferredoxin, with protein sequence MSLIITDDCINCDVCEPECPNAAISQGEEIYVIDPNLCTQCVGHYDEPQCQQVCPVDCIPLDEAHPETEEQLMEKYRKITGKA encoded by the coding sequence ATGTCCCTGATCATCACCGACGATTGCATCAACTGCGACGTCTGCGAACCCGAGTGCCCGAACGCCGCCATTTCTCAAGGCGAAGAGATCTATGTGATCGACCCGAACCTGTGCACCCAGTGCGTCGGTCACTACGACGAACCGCAGTGCCAGCAGGTCTGCCCGGTGGATTGCATTCCACTGGACGAGGCGCATCCGGAGACTGAAGAACAGTTGATGGAGAAGTACCGCAAGATCACCGGCAAGGCCTGA
- a CDS encoding multidrug transporter, which yields MKSSQVLFAALLLCSSLAGQAAENRSGDPRYAIQNPPAYAMIGDLLIARPLLVVATVLGAGVFVVSLPFTALGGGVGDAGQALVVDPAKAAFMRCLGCTGEGFEQRE from the coding sequence ATGAAGTCCTCGCAAGTCCTGTTTGCCGCACTGCTGCTTTGTTCCAGCCTGGCCGGTCAAGCCGCGGAAAACCGCAGCGGTGATCCGCGCTACGCCATCCAGAACCCTCCCGCCTACGCCATGATCGGCGATTTGCTGATTGCCCGACCTTTATTGGTGGTGGCAACGGTGCTGGGTGCGGGGGTGTTTGTGGTGTCATTGCCGTTTACCGCGCTGGGTGGCGGGGTGGGCGATGCGGGACAGGCGCTGGTGGTGGATCCGGCGAAAGCGGCGTTTATGCGCTGTCTGGGGTGTACAGGGGAGGGGTTTGAGCAGCGCGAGTGA
- the mutM gene encoding bifunctional DNA-formamidopyrimidine glycosylase/DNA-(apurinic or apyrimidinic site) lyase — translation MPELPEVETTRRGIAPHLEGQRVSRVIVRDRRLRWPIPEDLDVRLSGQRIVLVERRAKYLLINAEVGTLISHLGMSGNLRLVEVGLPALKHEHVDIELESGLALRYTDPRRFGAMLWSTDPLNHELLIRLGPEPLTDLFDGERLFQLSRGRSMAVKPFIMDNAVVVGVGNIYATEALFAAGIDPRREAKSISRARYLKLAIEIKRILAAAIERGGTTLRDFIGGDGQPGYFQQELFVYGRGGEHCKVCGTGLREVKLGQRASVFCPRCQT, via the coding sequence ATGCCTGAACTGCCGGAAGTCGAAACCACCCGCCGGGGTATTGCCCCGCACCTTGAAGGCCAGCGCGTCAGCCGGGTGATCGTGCGTGACCGCCGGCTGCGCTGGCCGATCCCTGAAGACCTCGATGTGCGTCTGTCCGGGCAGCGCATCGTGCTGGTCGAGCGGCGGGCCAAGTACCTGTTGATCAATGCCGAGGTCGGCACGCTGATCAGTCACCTGGGCATGTCGGGCAACCTGCGGCTGGTGGAGGTCGGTTTGCCGGCGCTCAAGCACGAGCACGTCGATATCGAGCTGGAATCCGGTCTGGCGCTACGCTACACCGATCCACGCCGTTTCGGCGCGATGCTGTGGAGTACCGACCCGCTCAATCACGAACTGCTGATTCGCCTCGGGCCGGAGCCGTTGACCGATCTGTTCGATGGCGAGCGCCTGTTCCAGTTGTCGCGCGGGCGTTCGATGGCGGTCAAGCCGTTCATCATGGACAACGCTGTCGTGGTGGGTGTCGGCAACATTTACGCGACCGAAGCGCTGTTCGCTGCCGGAATTGATCCGCGCCGCGAAGCCAAAAGCATCTCCCGGGCGCGGTATCTGAAGCTGGCGATCGAGATCAAACGCATCCTCGCCGCAGCCATCGAGCGCGGCGGCACCACGTTGCGGGATTTCATCGGCGGCGACGGGCAGCCCGGCTACTTCCAGCAGGAACTGTTTGTCTATGGTCGCGGCGGTGAGCACTGCAAGGTCTGCGGCACCGGCCTGCGCGAAGTGAAGCTGGGTCAACGGGCCAGTGTCTTCTGTCCGCGCTGCCAGACCTGA
- a CDS encoding HDOD domain-containing protein has protein sequence MPAQPQIMVDLQMEQYMPDPDLEVIAKLISQDPGLSGSLLKIVNSPYYGLSNKITSIQRAVNLLGSRSIINLINAQSIKGEMNDDTIVTLNRFWDTAQDVAMTCLTLAKRIGTQAGDEAYALGLFHDCGVPLMLQRFPNYMSVLEKAYANASAECRVVDTENSEFNTNHAVVGYYTAKSWRLPEHVSAAIANHHNALAIFSDESSRNSQLKNLLAILKMAEHICASYRVLGNQTEDFEWNAVGPLVLDYVGLSDYDFETLKQTIRDLGAH, from the coding sequence GTGCCGGCGCAGCCGCAGATCATGGTGGATCTGCAAATGGAGCAGTACATGCCCGACCCGGACCTGGAGGTGATCGCCAAGCTGATCTCCCAGGACCCAGGCCTGTCCGGCTCGCTGCTGAAAATCGTCAACTCGCCGTATTACGGCCTGAGCAACAAGATCACTTCGATCCAGCGTGCGGTGAACCTGTTGGGCAGCCGCTCGATCATCAACCTGATCAACGCGCAGTCGATCAAGGGCGAGATGAACGACGACACCATCGTCACCCTCAACCGTTTCTGGGACACCGCTCAGGACGTGGCGATGACCTGCCTGACCCTGGCCAAGCGCATCGGGACCCAGGCCGGTGATGAAGCCTATGCCTTGGGTCTGTTCCATGACTGTGGCGTGCCGTTGATGCTGCAGCGTTTCCCCAATTACATGTCGGTGCTGGAAAAGGCCTATGCCAATGCCAGCGCCGAGTGCCGGGTGGTGGACACCGAAAACAGCGAGTTCAATACCAACCACGCCGTGGTCGGTTACTACACCGCCAAGTCGTGGCGCCTGCCGGAGCACGTCAGCGCGGCGATTGCCAATCACCACAACGCCTTGGCGATCTTCAGCGACGAGTCGTCACGCAACAGCCAGCTGAAAAACCTGCTGGCGATCCTGAAGATGGCCGAGCACATCTGCGCGTCCTACCGGGTGCTGGGCAATCAGACCGAAGACTTCGAATGGAACGCCGTCGGTCCACTGGTACTCGACTATGTGGGGCTATCGGATTACGACTTCGAAACCCTCAAACAAACGATCCGCGACCTCGGCGCGCATTGA
- a CDS encoding type 1 glutamine amidotransferase domain-containing protein — translation MANSLSGKRIAILVTDGFEQVELTGPKQALEQAGAQVDILSAEAGKVKGWNHDKPADDFKVDQTFQGASSEQYDAIVLPGGVQNSDTIRIDQDAQHLVKTGASAGKPIAVICHGSWLLISAGLVNGKTLTSYKTLKDDLVNAGANWVDKEVVKDGHLISSRQPDDIPAFNRELIDALSA, via the coding sequence ATGGCTAATTCCCTCAGCGGCAAGCGTATCGCCATTTTGGTAACAGACGGTTTCGAACAGGTCGAACTGACCGGTCCCAAGCAAGCACTGGAGCAGGCCGGCGCCCAGGTCGACATCCTTTCGGCCGAGGCCGGCAAGGTCAAAGGCTGGAACCACGACAAACCGGCGGACGACTTCAAGGTCGACCAGACCTTTCAAGGCGCCAGCAGCGAACAGTACGACGCGATCGTCCTGCCGGGTGGCGTGCAGAACTCCGACACCATTCGCATCGACCAGGATGCCCAGCACCTGGTCAAGACCGGCGCCTCCGCCGGCAAACCGATCGCGGTGATCTGCCACGGCAGCTGGCTGCTGATTTCCGCCGGGCTGGTCAACGGCAAGACCCTGACCAGCTACAAGACGCTCAAGGATGATCTGGTGAATGCCGGGGCCAACTGGGTCGACAAGGAAGTGGTCAAGGACGGTCATCTGATCAGCAGCCGTCAGCCGGACGATATTCCTGCGTTCAACCGTGAGTTGATCGACGCGCTCTCTGCCTGA